The region GACATAAAGTCGTTATTTTGTAGATTTACAGTTGACAGTGTACAAATAATTTCTAATACTGTACGGTTTTGAATAACTTCAGTTAGATTTGGATTAATTCATGAAGAGGCTCAATGAGCACATTCTGAGCCCCTATCATATTTTCAGATATTTAGGGGAACTACAGTACTTGCACGATGGGGAAGCAACAAAACCAAACATCGTTTTATGTGCTCTGCGTGTGTAAGATTCTCAGATTCATTTGCAGTGGTCTtacactctttttttttttgcttttgtttcaaaTGAGAAAAACGTGTCTGCATCCCCGAAAGCAGAACCTTTGTTACGATACATTGGATTGCGTGGATCCTACAGAAGAAAACAGCTCAACGTCTGAAGCTCTCTTGCATGCATTTGGCAATAGACCGCGTCCTTTGTGATACCTCAAGTCTGTAAGCAATTTACACAGCTCACAGGACATCCAGTCTGGTAAcgttaacagctgcacaacaCGGCTTTAAAAAATGGGAAAGCAAGATTACCGTTTGTGAGGGTGACCGTTTCGAGCTGCCCGGACAGTCAGTGATCGTCCTCTTCTCATTCTTTCCTCGCTCATAGACAGATGGATCCAGAGGAGCTGTCACCCAGAAAACAATGTAACGATGACAATGTGCTGCCCCAGTCAAGCACAGACGCACTCAATCAATGGCACCCACGGACATGCGAAGAGCCGCTGTCAAGATGCTAGTGCTAACAGAGCAGGCGCAGGGGGAACAGCGCTGGGCAGCGAGACAGCACTCAGGGACGGTCAGCATTTTACTCTCGTACTCCCAAAACGAAGAGTAGCTATTGCATCGCCAGGGGATGCGAAGCGAGCAGCAGCACTGATTCGCACTGTAAAGTAATAACACCTAGCGATAAAAAGCTAGAACCTGTTATTTGGTTCTTGCCTATTTTGTGAATACCAGCGTTTCACGGGTTATCTGGAAATGCTGTCGTTtcttgcaaaaagaaaaataattttgtttctgaagcccctcttttttttttccgccCCTGCTTGGTTCTGAGTTAAACCGCTCCCCACCGCGGGCATTTGAAGTTATTAGAGTGTAACATTAAAATTATAACGGCAAATAATGGCAGATATCCGTCTTTGTTAAAAAGACATCCTCAAGGGTGAATTCGGTTGAGGATGAGTCAAATGGTATCTACTGGTAAGAATAtaataaaggttaaaaaaagagTAGGCCATTCACCCCACCTGGATCATCTGGTATTTAGTAGCTGATTAATCTAAGGATGTCACCCTTTTCCCTCCTTTTTTGGTGAACAGAGTCAAAATACTGACTTCCACATGGCAGTGTAGTTTGGCAGCGATGACCCAGTACCGCCAAGTTCAGAGCGTCTCCAAAAACCAATTGAGACCAGTTCTTACAGACAGTTTACATGCCTTTGGTAATTATTGGTGACGATACGCTAGTAATTACTTTCACTGGTGATCTACAGTAAGTAGAAGTTATCAGTGAGCGGTTTACGTTCATACCGTTAGATAACTTTAAACCATTACAAAACCAGCTGCTGATTTCTGTTGAAACCAAATAAAATGTCCATccgtttatgtgttttttttaatcaaataacaCATTTTCACTTACTAGAAATTATAGTTaatagtattattttatttactcaaATAAACAAAcgagttctttttttaaaatgaaaacgtCTTTTAATGTCTTTTTGGAAATGAAATTTCCCTTTTTTGCCACTTTGTGCTCCGAATGGCAAACGGCCTCCAATGATTAAGGCCTCGTGTAACGGGCAGAAGGTGAAGAAATTGAGCGATACGCCAATCCTTCCAAGCTTGTCAGATATAAGGAGACATGCAATTTTGTctaaatttataataataaatcgTTAATAATAAACCATTTCACACCAGAAGCACTTTTGCCATTGGTAAATATCTATAGTGTGATTTTAGGATATTACTTGGGAATGCACTGTTCAAAAACGGTAAAGCcctcaacagaaaaaaaaaacataaaaggtttaaataattaaaactgttattccaaaaaactgttattttttatcatttaactaCGTTACATTCCTATTATATTTAGTGTAAATGTTACTTTAAACGTAAAATCATTTGATTTACAGGAGAACACCACAAACCTTGGAATTATTGTCACTTTGGAAACTTTGTTTCGGTGGCGTTTAATCAGTGTATTAATGTATTGTATACTGTTTTGCTAAAATCGGACGAACTGCGTAGCAAAGAGCCTACAACCCCCCAAAGACCATGCTTAAAATCGAGTAGTTTTGTAATAACAATAGTTCATAACCGTAGCAGTTCACAAAATGGTCTCAAGCGCCATCTGGTggtcttttatttcatttacaaaaatacagtCCATTAATTGTTATGTTATCTGAACATAATATATTAATTGTATCTTTTTAATAAGGCAGGTCCAATAAAATCACATAATAGACATTTAATATTTGCTCCGTAATGTTTTCTGAGCAAATACGGTTCGGGTTTCAAACACGGTTAAGAAACAGTTTCACTCCCAAGTTCTCTCAGTCTATGAAAAGTCTGTGCCATCTTAAAGAATCAAACACGATGACAGATATCTCACCAAAATAATTTGATGCCACAGGACTAtgtgcatctactgtataaagcagacttttacaaaaaacatcaatctgtaatttatttcaaaacGTCTATTGAGATGTACAGTGAATATCGACCTCGTGGGCATgactatgtaaaaaaaatctatttgaaTGATTATATGATCAAGATCCTTGCCAACATTCGTTTTATCTTCATGTTTTATTAGTTTTGTAAATATAAACATATCgcgtattttttttaaaataaaaatgaattgagTATAgggatatttttattatacattgaATAATAATTTTCTGCTGTCTAAGTCTGATTGAGACGTCACACACACGAAAAACCGCTTCCGAAGTGGAGTGATAATTACTCTCCTATTATACTAAGGCCACGTCGGAATTATTAGGTTTCCACAGCTGCGTGAACTCTCCTGCCCTCGTGAAAATGTATAGAATTAAGCAGCactcacttgtttttttttcccccatctcACATGCACATTCCTTCAGCGATTTATAGAGGTCTTCAGCATAGTGTTCTTATTTCGGATCCTCAGCGTGTTTTGTTCCTCAGTTGCCAAAACAATGCTGCAAGCCCAAGAAATGCTCTCGCGGTTCCTACTGGTATGGTGTTTCTTCGGCATATTGGAAGCCTTTCCCTTTCGGACTCAAACCGATAACACTCCCTTGGAAGTTCAAGAATCGGAGGATAGCCAAAATAACTTAAACGCTAGACTGACGTCCGTTAACGTGCTTGTTCCTCAAAGAGTTGAGACTGCTTCTTGGGATTCTCGGGATCCCCAGTTTGTTAACGATATGCCAGTATTTGCAGACGTGCAATACACTTCAACAGACCTTGTTGAACAGAGAGGTTTTGGCGACCACATTGACAGTCCTAAAGAGGAAGATGGTTATTTCAGTGCATTTGATAGTTCAGATGCACATTACAAGTATAATGCCTATCCAAGATCTATGGGCTTACAAGAGAGAAGTAATTACTTTGTTCCCAATGAATTCCATTCAGATGTCTGGCCTCCTAGATCCTCTTTGGACTTGATTGACCAAACCACCATAGCTGAGGGTTACAAGGAGAAAGAGAACATGGGTTTCTCTGATACTGATGTCAATGTTGCATCAAGTCCTGTACTTGTTGATCATAATATGGATTTTAGTCTTTGGGACACTACTTCTATTGTAGCCAACAGGGATTCTAGTGCAAGGGGATCGTCTGAGAAAACCAAGAACGCCCCTGATGtcatgctctctgaagaccatgATGACCTGTATACCTTCACCACTACTTCTGCTCCCAGGATTGTGGAGCCCAGAGGTGAGAACACTGCTTTTGGGTCTACGCAAAAGAGCTCCAAAAGTTCTGCCGCAGCCACCTCCAAAGAATCGGCTGCCATGATGGCTTCTTCCAAAACAAAACCTCTTGAACTTTCTGCTGAAGAGTACGTCTATCTGTTTGGCCCATATGACATGGGTGGAGCTGAAGTGGTTATACCTTATTCCAAATGTGATCAAGATGCAGACTTCAACAAGTATCACTTGATCAAAAAGGAGTTGGAGCTGGGTATAAGAAAGCTGCCTCCAGGGTTGTTTAAGACCTCTTCAAGTCTTGCTGGCCAGGGCTCTCAAAGCAGTACCGCAAAACCCACCACCACTGTGAAcacagttaagcctgaaacaaaGTCTAGTCCAGGTGATGACATCTCAAAGCATGACCATCTCTCACCTACTGGCACGTTAAGCCAAAATGAAGATCCGGAAGATTTCAATATACCAGGATTTAAAAGACAAGATTCTCTCTCCCCAAGCAGGAGGATAAAAATAGAATCTTCAGAAGATGcaggttttgctgatgtttatAATTCCAATTCAGACCCTGTTTCAATGGGCGAGCAGCTTTTTGAGGATcctggaactaaagaggggaaTGACCATGCACGAGGCCAAGCTTGGAATGACTTGAAGTATGCAAGCATGAGCGAATCAGATTCGGTGTTTAATGAAATGGAAGTAATGCAGGAATTTGGACTGAAACACGGAAGTTCTGCATTAAACACTGCAACTGAGGTTGACTTAAATGACCCTCGTCGCATACTTGCCGTGGAATTAGGAATGCATGTCCCTGAAGATTATGGAGACCTAGGCTTAACTGCACGGAGTAATGTTGACTACAAGGCTTCACCCAGGTTCAGTGATATTACTGCTGAAGGGCATGACCCAGGAACCAATGTGTACACCAGCTCTGATCAGGAATATGACTCTGAAGATGGTTACTTTGACTCTTTGCCACAGAATTCAAATCTCGAGGACCACATTGGTCACAGGAGTTTCCCTTCGACCACTGGTCTTACCAATGTAATGGATAAAACCCCTAATGATTCTGATGTATTTCCTTTTCAGTTTTCCACGTCGGATGGAATGGAAAATGTTGGAGATGCTGAAATCAACTCCCGTTCAAGTGCAGATGATGGATTGAACCAATGGGGTTTTGATTCAGAGGGTCAAAGCAAaacattgaatttaaaaatCTCTGAAGCTATTGGCAATAAGGAAGGATTAAGCTCTACAGAAAATGAGGACAGTTCTGTGAGGACTTCAGATGGAGATGATTATGAATGTGAGGAAGATTCAGGATCTGGTGCATCTTTGGATCATGAGACAAGTGTGCCAGACCAGTATTCTCAAGATTATGGTATAAATAAAGACCGCCAAGATTTACGAAATGAAAGACCCAGTGATGTTCGTGACACCAGTATGGAGTTTGATAAAGACATAATGAGTGATGCGTTTGCTGAaaatcctcctcctcctcagcctAGAGGCTCAAATTCAAACCTAGAGGAGGAGTCTTCCAAGAGCTCTTCTATTCAAGAAGAGGGTTATAATGGCAATGAGGCTACCACTGTCGTGTCGGCATCCTTTGGTCAAGAAACTGAAAGGATGGGTTTCACTGCAGATACCAATAAGTTTGAgatgaatgaaaatgtttccaCTTGGACAAATGAGAAGAAGCCCATCCTTCGCTTTAAGACTCATGAGAAGTTTGAAGGTCCAGTTTCCGCAACGGGTGCTCTTGTTGGTGAGGAATCTGGTTGGGATGAAGACCACATGTCTTTGGTCATTCCAGAACCAGTACTACTAGAGTCAGATCTTGAAGCCAGTAGCACTGTGGCCAACAGCACCCCAGACCAGCATTTCATGCCCACTACGTCCGGGCATGAAAATCTCAATAAGAGATTGGATTATGAATCCATGCAGCTCCAGCGCAATGAAGAAACACATGGGGGACAAGAAGAATCTATCTCCCATGTGAATCAAGACCTCAAGTTGGCCACTGACCCTAATCCTGACTTGAAAGACATATCGGTCAATAAGAACAAGGAAAGTGCTGTAGAGAGCAGTGGCTACAGATCTGGTAGGGAGGATGATGAGGCCCCTTTCTTGGAGGATGAGAATCCCACTGTTTCTGAACATGCCTTACGAGACAATGGAACCACAGATGATGACAAAAAAGGTGTCCTCGGCACTATTTTTAACTTGGGGGTTAATGCCAGGACGTTTCACCCAAGTGGGGAAGAGAACCCTGACCGAGGTGTCAAGTTCCCTATATCCCAAGATGCTGGTTTGGCCAATGTACAAAGCCATTCAGACTGAATACTTTCCAGGCTTCTTCACACATCAGGTAGGGGTTGCTTCTTAATTTCTTCACTTGATTGAATCCTAGGGCTtgtcttcccccccccccccccccccccccagttattatttttgtttaaattaaaaccttCTGTAACTTTTCAGGTTCCTTTTTCATGAAgcattatttcagttctttgtatgtatattttgatatcttAGTTTCCTGAGTTAGCTTTGTTTAACATGGAAAGGAACAATCATTTATAATGAAGGGCATGTGGTTACATGgatcttttatttttccagaccCTGCTGTCTTCCAGAGCCCTGCTGATGGTATTGCAATGTATGATTCATCCAGTTGGGTCAACCTTTGATCCTCTTGTAAGATTGTAGAGCAATAATAAAACTGGGGAAATCCTCAACAGTGTCTCTGTTCTTTCATTTCTTAGCCAGAACTGAGGCCAATGGCAATATCTGAATTGGACTGACTTCTAACAGCCCCAGTACTTATGGCTTGCCACAGTTTTTGCTTCTCAAGCTGTTTTTGCCAGTCATAATTTTAGGAAAACAGTATGGAGTATTGCTGCTCATCTGTGAGCAGCATGAGAAGGATGTGGCATGTGTTTCTGTTACTTGATGATGGTATTTGATTTAATGCTCTTTTTATGAGGATTATTGAGAGCTTTTCAGTTTGGTTCGTCATAGGCGTAAGGCCAGTGCTATAGATTATAGCCATGATAGTGCAAACAGCATAAAGAGAAGTATTCTCTTGTACTTTCAGTTTG is a window of Lepisosteus oculatus isolate fLepOcu1 chromosome 21, fLepOcu1.hap2, whole genome shotgun sequence DNA encoding:
- the LOC107075772 gene encoding dentin sialophosphoprotein-like, with protein sequence MLQAQEMLSRFLLVWCFFGILEAFPFRTQTDNTPLEVQESEDSQNNLNARLTSVNVLVPQRVETASWDSRDPQFVNDMPVFADVQYTSTDLVEQRGFGDHIDSPKEEDGYFSAFDSSDAHYKYNAYPRSMGLQERSNYFVPNEFHSDVWPPRSSLDLIDQTTIAEGYKEKENMGFSDTDVNVASSPVLVDHNMDFSLWDTTSIVANRDSSARGSSEKTKNAPDVMLSEDHDDLYTFTTTSAPRIVEPRGENTAFGSTQKSSKSSAAATSKESAAMMASSKTKPLELSAEEYVYLFGPYDMGGAEVVIPYSKCDQDADFNKYHLIKKELELGIRKLPPGLFKTSSSLAGQGSQSSTAKPTTTVNTVKPETKSSPGDDISKHDHLSPTGTLSQNEDPEDFNIPGFKRQDSLSPSRRIKIESSEDAGFADVYNSNSDPVSMGEQLFEDPGTKEGNDHARGQAWNDLKYASMSESDSVFNEMEVMQEFGLKHGSSALNTATEVDLNDPRRILAVELGMHVPEDYGDLGLTARSNVDYKASPRFSDITAEGHDPGTNVYTSSDQEYDSEDGYFDSLPQNSNLEDHIGHRSFPSTTGLTNVMDKTPNDSDVFPFQFSTSDGMENVGDAEINSRSSADDGLNQWGFDSEGQSKTLNLKISEAIGNKEGLSSTENEDSSVRTSDGDDYECEEDSGSGASLDHETSVPDQYSQDYGINKDRQDLRNERPSDVRDTSMEFDKDIMSDAFAENPPPPQPRGSNSNLEEESSKSSSIQEEGYNGNEATTVVSASFGQETERMGFTADTNKFEMNENVSTWTNEKKPILRFKTHEKFEGPVSATGALVGEESGWDEDHMSLVIPEPVLLESDLEASSTVANSTPDQHFMPTTSGHENLNKRLDYESMQLQRNEETHGGQEESISHVNQDLKLATDPNPDLKDISVNKNKESAVESSGYRSGREDDEAPFLEDENPTVSEHALRDNGTTDDDKKGVLGTIFNLGVNARTFHPSGEENPDRGVKFPISQDAGLANVQSHSD